The Geoglobus acetivorans genome window below encodes:
- a CDS encoding molybdopterin-binding protein, with product MLFENLMSVEDAKRKLLERIEPFDSGDVETLSIENAHMRILAGDVASGIDIPHYNRAAMDGFAVRHAEVKQAGRTNPVLLEKGKNAVWVHTGDPLPEGFDAVVKVEDTEEIEGFVAVYKAVRKHENVGLRGEDVRKGDVIAERGTLLRAHSIALLRSAGVESVEVLRRPRVLVVPTGDELLKPGERLVEGKVYESNGIMIAAYLREWGADAEVADIVRDEVSQLEKIFENSGDYDMVVTTGGTSVGKRDLIYDVLDALGDVVFRGVALRPGKPTLFATVNDTPVLALPGFPAACVASAYVFLKPAIQKMLGFNEEVSFFASISDNIYSKAGFTSFVRLRVDFGRMVAQPVSSHGSGILSSITKANCYTIIDENTEVVERGESVRVFPL from the coding sequence ATGCTGTTTGAGAATCTCATGAGTGTTGAAGATGCAAAACGCAAGCTCCTTGAAAGAATAGAGCCTTTTGACAGTGGAGATGTCGAAACCCTCTCTATTGAGAATGCCCACATGCGAATTCTCGCCGGAGATGTTGCATCGGGGATAGATATTCCCCATTACAACAGGGCAGCAATGGATGGCTTTGCTGTCAGGCACGCTGAGGTCAAACAGGCTGGACGAACGAATCCTGTTTTGCTCGAGAAGGGCAAGAATGCTGTGTGGGTGCATACGGGCGACCCTCTTCCAGAGGGTTTTGACGCTGTTGTCAAGGTTGAGGATACCGAGGAAATCGAAGGCTTTGTTGCGGTTTACAAGGCTGTGAGAAAACATGAAAACGTTGGGCTGAGAGGGGAAGACGTCAGGAAAGGAGATGTAATTGCTGAGAGGGGAACACTGCTCAGAGCACACAGCATTGCCCTGCTCAGAAGTGCGGGCGTGGAGAGCGTTGAGGTTCTCAGAAGGCCGAGGGTCCTTGTTGTTCCCACTGGCGACGAGCTTTTGAAGCCGGGAGAACGCCTGGTTGAGGGGAAGGTTTACGAGAGCAACGGAATAATGATTGCCGCATATCTGAGAGAATGGGGGGCTGATGCTGAAGTTGCTGACATCGTGAGGGATGAGGTATCCCAGCTCGAGAAAATCTTTGAAAATTCTGGGGATTATGACATGGTGGTTACAACGGGCGGCACATCCGTGGGGAAAAGGGATCTTATTTACGACGTCCTGGACGCGCTTGGAGATGTGGTTTTCAGAGGTGTGGCTTTGAGACCCGGGAAACCAACACTGTTTGCCACGGTGAATGACACTCCTGTTCTTGCATTGCCCGGTTTTCCGGCGGCATGCGTCGCATCTGCTTACGTCTTTCTCAAACCCGCGATACAGAAAATGCTTGGATTTAATGAAGAGGTGTCGTTTTTTGCAAGTATTTCTGATAACATTTATTCAAAAGCAGGATTTACGAGTTTCGTCCGGTTGAGAGTCGATTTTGGCAGGATGGTTGCACAGCCCGTATCGTCTCATGGCTCTGGAATTCTGAGCAGCATTACAAAAGCGAATTGCTATACGATAATTGACGAAAACACCGAAGTGGTTGAGAGGGGTGAATCGGTCAGGGTTTTCCCTCTTTGA
- the ahaH gene encoding ATP synthase archaeal subunit H has translation MEKTEILKKIKETEQKIEEEIKQAEEERKKKILSAKDEARKIIEDANKEAAKIKEDVIEKARAEIEAEKEKIREKRMAEINEIVKRGESRVDDVVNFLYDEFKRMIQNA, from the coding sequence ATGGAAAAAACAGAGATCCTTAAAAAAATAAAAGAGACCGAGCAGAAAATTGAAGAAGAGATCAAGCAGGCCGAAGAGGAAAGAAAGAAGAAAATCCTTTCTGCTAAGGATGAAGCGAGGAAGATTATCGAGGATGCAAATAAGGAGGCTGCAAAGATAAAGGAGGATGTCATCGAGAAGGCGAGGGCAGAGATAGAGGCAGAAAAGGAGAAAATCAGGGAAAAGAGAATGGCAGAGATTAATGAAATCGTGAAGAGGGGTGAATCGCGGGTTGACGATGTTGTTAACTTCCTTTATGACGAATTCAAGAGGATGATCCAAAATGCTTGA
- a CDS encoding V-type ATP synthase subunit I gives MLEPVRMVKVSVVGPKEYLEVTSNALYRLSSMHIEDYSEEDEYFRIGEPLEKASRLSKFLVTVRSLLSHAGIKDGYEPERTFSVSELDRELDKKVGELEELITSRINRIRAIEEGLRKIADERRVIYPLKALGVPSELLAGYRNLSVFVGFVRANPFEKLIEVTKELEVFTADYAGEMVVAVFVRKDHADDVLKVLQEFAFREIQVPEISVSYDERLKQLEEEERSLRNELEKLNDELKRYEGENLDLLLALEEHLSIELEKCELPLKAATSKYAFVLVGYVPEERFGEFERHLKEVSGGKVVALKISDSRWDPPTAMKNPGFAKPFELLTTSYAVPKYGEVDPTLIMAVLFPIFFGFMLGDIGYGLVILGLGLWLSTKFKTEGWQALLKVLKYSAISTIVFGFVYGEFFGFELFGEESLFAKFLGHESEIARYFAELHPVANRLHDAPKLLVLTIAIGVLHMALAYVIGIRNVAKEHGWKHAVEEKFNWLMALISIALIITGFIINNIAGVPVFQMNAAYLLAMPFIAGWAILTIIGEGPMFLIEYLTLLSNTISYARLLAVGLASVGFAIAFNYMAFEMLWPSGPVGIVVAIVVFLIGHVINILLGILDPGLQSLRLHYVEFFVKFFEGGGKLYSPFGRRRKYTKED, from the coding sequence ATGCTTGAGCCTGTGAGGATGGTTAAAGTTTCGGTAGTGGGACCGAAGGAATATCTTGAGGTAACCTCAAATGCTCTTTACAGGCTCAGCAGTATGCATATCGAGGATTACAGTGAAGAGGACGAGTACTTCAGGATAGGGGAACCACTTGAAAAAGCCTCGAGACTTTCAAAGTTCCTTGTGACTGTGAGGTCCCTCCTGTCTCATGCTGGAATTAAGGATGGTTATGAGCCAGAAAGGACCTTCAGTGTAAGTGAACTGGATAGAGAACTCGACAAAAAAGTCGGTGAGCTTGAAGAATTGATAACTTCAAGGATAAACAGGATCAGGGCGATAGAGGAAGGACTCAGAAAGATAGCCGATGAGAGAAGGGTCATTTATCCTCTGAAAGCTCTTGGAGTCCCATCTGAGTTGCTGGCCGGTTACAGAAACCTCTCTGTTTTTGTGGGTTTTGTCAGAGCAAACCCATTCGAAAAGCTAATTGAAGTGACCAAAGAGCTGGAGGTTTTCACGGCAGACTATGCTGGTGAGATGGTTGTTGCGGTTTTCGTCAGAAAGGATCACGCTGATGATGTTCTCAAAGTACTTCAGGAATTCGCCTTCAGGGAAATTCAGGTTCCCGAAATATCTGTGAGTTACGATGAAAGACTGAAACAGCTTGAAGAGGAAGAAAGGTCTCTGAGAAACGAGCTGGAGAAGCTGAATGATGAGCTTAAGAGGTACGAGGGGGAGAATCTTGATCTGCTTCTCGCTCTTGAGGAGCATCTGAGCATAGAGCTTGAGAAATGTGAACTTCCGCTGAAGGCTGCAACCTCCAAGTACGCTTTCGTACTGGTGGGTTATGTGCCTGAAGAGAGATTTGGCGAATTTGAAAGACATCTTAAGGAGGTAAGCGGTGGCAAAGTGGTCGCCCTTAAGATAAGTGATTCAAGGTGGGATCCACCAACAGCGATGAAAAATCCAGGATTTGCGAAACCCTTTGAACTTCTCACGACCTCTTATGCAGTTCCAAAATATGGCGAGGTAGATCCAACACTGATTATGGCAGTGCTGTTCCCGATATTCTTTGGCTTTATGCTCGGAGATATTGGTTATGGTCTCGTCATTCTGGGACTTGGTCTCTGGCTTTCAACGAAGTTCAAAACAGAGGGATGGCAGGCATTGCTTAAGGTCCTTAAATATTCCGCAATCTCCACGATTGTATTCGGGTTTGTATATGGTGAGTTCTTTGGATTTGAACTGTTTGGAGAAGAATCGCTTTTCGCCAAATTCCTAGGCCATGAAAGTGAAATTGCACGCTATTTTGCAGAGCTTCACCCGGTTGCAAACAGACTTCACGATGCACCAAAACTGCTTGTCCTCACCATTGCGATTGGTGTTCTTCACATGGCTCTGGCATACGTAATTGGTATCCGAAACGTTGCTAAGGAGCATGGATGGAAGCACGCAGTTGAAGAGAAGTTCAACTGGTTGATGGCTCTGATCAGCATAGCTCTGATCATCACGGGTTTCATAATCAACAACATCGCGGGAGTACCTGTGTTCCAGATGAACGCAGCATATCTGCTTGCAATGCCATTCATTGCAGGCTGGGCGATTCTCACGATCATTGGCGAGGGTCCGATGTTCCTGATCGAGTATCTCACGCTTCTCAGCAACACAATCAGCTACGCTCGATTGCTGGCTGTAGGTCTTGCCAGTGTTGGCTTTGCAATAGCGTTCAACTACATGGCCTTTGAAATGCTCTGGCCTTCCGGGCCTGTAGGAATTGTTGTGGCAATCGTTGTGTTCCTTATAGGGCATGTCATAAACATTCTCCTCGGCATCCTTGATCCGGGGTTGCAGAGCCTTCGATTGCATTATGTAGAGTTTTTTGTTAAGTTCTTTGAAGGTGGGGGCAAACTTTACAGCCCCTTTGGTAGGAGGAGGAAATATACAAAAGAGGATTAA
- a CDS encoding ATPase, with translation MAVEGMVAVGAGLAVGLAGIGAGLGEQGIGAAAVGAMAEDPGFFGRGLLMTVIPETIVIFGLVVAFLLMFM, from the coding sequence ATGGCGGTTGAAGGTATGGTGGCTGTTGGAGCTGGTCTGGCTGTTGGTCTGGCTGGAATTGGTGCTGGTCTTGGTGAGCAGGGAATTGGTGCTGCTGCAGTAGGTGCAATGGCCGAAGATCCTGGGTTCTTCGGTAGAGGTCTGCTGATGACCGTTATCCCAGAAACAATTGTCATCTTCGGCCTTGTCGTTGCGTTCCTGCTGATGTTCATGTAA
- a CDS encoding V-type ATP synthase subunit E, whose product MPLEPIIEEIVRKGQQQIAEIKRSGKEEVEKIIQEAREEANEILKKAREEAEKEVERLRRQEISGINLEMKKEELARKREVVEKVYQTLVDRVRNLDDSDREALLKALLEKYGDGEYVVYSNERDEAIVKKLTNLEYAGNIECLGGVVLETKDGEYRINLTFDNLLQELYESKMKDIYEKLFG is encoded by the coding sequence ATGCCACTGGAACCAATAATTGAGGAGATAGTCAGGAAGGGGCAGCAGCAGATTGCGGAAATTAAGAGGTCTGGGAAAGAAGAAGTCGAGAAGATAATTCAGGAAGCAAGAGAGGAAGCTAACGAAATTCTCAAGAAGGCAAGGGAGGAGGCAGAGAAAGAAGTTGAAAGGCTCAGAAGGCAGGAGATTTCAGGAATAAATCTCGAAATGAAGAAGGAAGAGCTCGCAAGGAAAAGAGAAGTGGTGGAGAAGGTTTATCAGACGCTCGTTGACAGGGTCAGGAACTTGGACGATAGTGACCGGGAAGCGCTTCTTAAAGCGCTGCTGGAGAAGTATGGTGATGGCGAGTATGTGGTTTACTCGAACGAGAGAGATGAAGCGATTGTAAAGAAACTCACGAATCTGGAATATGCAGGAAATATTGAGTGTCTTGGCGGAGTTGTGCTTGAAACGAAAGATGGTGAGTACAGAATAAATCTAACGTTTGATAACCTCCTTCAGGAGCTTTACGAGTCAAAGATGAAGGATATATACGAGAAGCTCTTCGGGTGA
- a CDS encoding V-type ATP synthase subunit C → MISKIIRRTKISEWAYIVARVRVMKRKLIPEEEYPKLLNMDLNEIARYLEETEYKKEIDELAYRYSGVDLIDQALSLNLARTYRKLIRISKGLPKDLIVLYLRKMDYWNIKNVIRGKMFGFSDEEIEGTLIPAGEFDEEFFKSLIARESIEEIVEVFRGKPFYPILEKLLHGEKLSVVEDELDKFYYTSLARLSAESIDMKYFIDSIRMEIDITNVRTILRLKKEGATVEEIAGRIIPHGYQLSEDEARRLAAMDIDELVKSLEGYWFVDGVKEMIGTQPVSKIENMLTKNWAEKMLRKSHNYPLSILPVLAYMILKKVEVDNLRIIARGKESNMSVDEIKEQLVMV, encoded by the coding sequence ATGATCTCAAAGATAATAAGGAGAACAAAGATTTCTGAGTGGGCATATATTGTTGCCAGAGTTCGAGTGATGAAAAGGAAGCTCATACCGGAGGAAGAATACCCGAAGCTTCTCAATATGGATCTCAACGAAATTGCGAGGTATCTCGAAGAGACTGAGTACAAAAAGGAAATAGATGAATTGGCATATCGGTATTCCGGCGTTGATCTTATTGACCAGGCTCTTTCCCTCAATCTTGCCAGAACTTACAGAAAGTTAATCAGAATCTCCAAGGGCCTGCCAAAGGACCTGATTGTTCTCTATCTCAGGAAAATGGACTACTGGAACATAAAGAACGTTATAAGGGGCAAGATGTTTGGTTTCTCTGATGAAGAAATTGAAGGAACGCTCATACCAGCGGGAGAGTTCGACGAAGAGTTCTTTAAGTCCCTTATTGCCAGAGAAAGCATCGAGGAGATTGTGGAGGTGTTCAGAGGGAAGCCGTTCTATCCAATTCTCGAGAAACTATTGCACGGGGAGAAATTATCTGTTGTTGAGGATGAACTCGACAAGTTCTACTATACTTCTCTTGCAAGGCTCAGTGCTGAGAGCATAGATATGAAATATTTCATAGACTCAATAAGGATGGAAATCGACATCACCAACGTCAGGACAATTCTCAGGCTGAAAAAGGAAGGAGCGACCGTCGAAGAGATTGCGGGAAGGATAATTCCCCATGGCTATCAGCTTTCAGAGGATGAGGCAAGAAGACTTGCGGCGATGGATATTGATGAGCTTGTCAAGTCTCTGGAAGGATACTGGTTCGTGGATGGCGTGAAGGAGATGATCGGAACACAGCCGGTGTCCAAGATCGAAAACATGCTCACGAAAAACTGGGCTGAGAAGATGCTCAGAAAGTCCCATAACTATCCGCTGTCAATACTTCCCGTTCTTGCATACATGATTCTCAAGAAGGTTGAGGTGGACAACCTCAGAATCATAGCGAGGGGCAAGGAGAGCAATATGAGTGTGGATGAGATTAAGGAGCAGCTGGTGATGGTATGA
- a CDS encoding V-type ATP synthase subunit F, producing MKRLAVIGDPEFNLGFRLVGIRDIFDVRTEEELVKTVEKVLGSEEIGVAVIKYDLLKKLPLALRRAVDESVEPTFVALGEEGGVEEIREKIRRAIGVDLWK from the coding sequence ATGAAGAGGCTGGCGGTTATTGGCGATCCGGAGTTCAACCTGGGATTCAGACTCGTAGGCATCAGGGATATTTTTGATGTTCGGACTGAGGAGGAGCTTGTTAAAACTGTTGAAAAGGTACTTGGGAGCGAGGAAATTGGTGTTGCGGTCATAAAGTATGATCTCCTGAAAAAGCTCCCTCTCGCTTTGAGAAGGGCGGTCGATGAGAGTGTCGAACCAACGTTTGTTGCCCTCGGCGAGGAGGGAGGTGTTGAGGAAATTAGAGAAAAGATAAGAAGGGCTATAGGTGTTGACTTATGGAAGTGA